The Portunus trituberculatus isolate SZX2019 chromosome 19, ASM1759143v1, whole genome shotgun sequence genome contains a region encoding:
- the LOC123506182 gene encoding facilitated trehalose transporter Tret1-like has translation MNLPHQLTPVTLLSVSKFQPKTEEQATTRDVPEMLPSNDKDSTEVPEKTQGQPVFQHAEREPSLVTSIRREVDVENNVVGTSSGVTAGDSVAANVRDNVNSDSPPSLSEDLHIEESGTTAVVFTFAALSQVSIGASVAFLPVLLLQLTRSTTTFLNTELHLIHSQIVLADCLLLAGLVIALVASGWLVSTIGRRCSMIAATLVSIASWLVHALATDVTILFLGRFLAGVSAGFLKLSVTTYIMEVIVVSNRGRVLVCLEMMKIFGSIISYGLNLLLPWYHIAFLNGTWMVVCMIAFIFLPESPAFLLIKQKEEKALKELQRIRSSDSKVDAELQIIKSLNPEERAKCTSLFGKPVISNTITILGLLLLSVFCGSPIIMIRGADMLLYTGFGWRMEAAVVLVLICLFLGCLLLFCLVDEISRRLCLMMSLAILVVVNIALGVISYITSHSITDATHDTPMVLARVCLILVAAFTVTLGSHTVPTILAAEYFHAYCRPQGLSMFFTISVLLQTLILYLQPLIEETFGLAGLHWIFAIVAFLGIFYTNYCVRDIKYRTHKLSNICHWLYKENFYEPRPLI, from the exons AT GAACCTGCCTCACCAATTGACGCCTGTTACGCTGTTGTCTGTATCGAAGTTTCAGCCTAAGACAGAGGAGCAAGCCACCACGAGGGATGTTCCAGAGATGTTACCCAGTAACGACAAGGATTCTACAGAAGTACCGGAAAAGACGCAGGGCCAGCCAGTTTTTCAG catgcCGAGAGAGAACCCTCGCTGGTCACCAGCATCAGACGGGAGGTCGATGTGGAGAACAATGTTGTTGGTACGAGCAGTGGAGTCACTGCAGGAGACAGTGTTGCTGCGAACGTGAGAG ACAACGTCAACAGCGACTCTCCACCATCACTGTCAGAAGATCTACACATAGAAGAGTCTGGcaccacg gcGGTGGTGTTTACATTTGCCGCTCTAAGCCAAGTAAGCATAGGAGCCAGTGTCGCCTTCCTTCCCGTCCTCCTACTTCAGCTGACCAGAAGCACCACCACTTTTCTCAACACGGAACTGCATCTCATCCACAGCCAGATAGTTCTTGCAG ACTGTCTATTGCTGGCGGGGCTGGTGATAGCGCTGGTGGCATCTGGGTGGCTGGTGAGTACAATTGGTCGCCGGTGTTCCATGATCGCTGCCACCCTCGTCAGCATCGCAAGCTGGCTTGTGCACGCTTTAGCAACCGATGTCACAATACTTTTCCTCGGGAG ATTTTTGGCAGGTGTTTCGGCTGGATTCCTGAAGCTGTCAGTCACCACCTACATCATGGAAGTGATTGTCGTCAGCAACCGGGGCAGAGTGTTGGTTTGTCTGGAGATGATGAAGATTTTCGGCTCCATTATAAGCTACGGACTGAATCTCCTCTTGCCGTGGTACCACATCGCCTTCCTTAACGGTACTTGGATGGTGGTTTGCAtgattgcttttattttcctaccCGAGAGTCCCGCCTTCCTGTTGataaagcagaaggaggagaaggcccTCAAGGAACTGCAGCGGATTAGGAGTTCTGATAGCAAAGTGGATGCGGAGTTGCAGATTATCAAAAGCCTCAACCCAGAGGAAAGAGCAAAATGCACTTCTTTGTTCGGAAAGCCTGTCATCTCAAACACGATAACAATATTAGGGCTCCTACTGCTGTCCGTGTTCTGCGGCTCACCAATCATCATGATCCGAGGAGCTGATATGCTGCTATACACCGGGTTTGGTTGGAGGATGGAGGCGGCCGTTGTTCTGGTGCTTATCTGCCTCTTCCTCGGTTGCCTGTTGCTGTTCTGCCTCGTAGATGAGATCAGTCGTCGCTTGTGTCTCATGATGTCACTGGCAATCCTCGTAGTGGTCAACATCGCACTTGGTGTCATCAGTTATATAACATCACACTCCATTACAGA CGCCACGCACGACACGCCCATGGTACTGGCTCGTGTCTGCCTCATCCTTGTCGCCGCATTCACCGTCACCCTCGGCAGCCACACCGTACCCACTATCCTCGCCGCTGAGTACTTCCATGCATACTGTCGGCCTCAG GGCCTCTCTATGTTCTTCACCATCAGCGTACTGCTACAGACGCTCATCCTGTATCTTCAGCCGCTAATTGAAGAAACTTTTGGCTTGGCTGGCCTTCACTGGATCTTCGCTATCGTGGCTTTCCTGGGCATTTTCTACACGAACTACTGCGTGCGTGACATCAAGTACAGAACACATAAGCTGTCCAACATCTGCCATTGGTTGTACAAGGAGAACTTTTATGAGCCACGCCctcttatctaa